One Thermofilum pendens Hrk 5 DNA segment encodes these proteins:
- a CDS encoding MoaD/ThiS family protein: MKLQVRYVSLMKDKTGKEQEEIELDAEEPTLEDLLRILEEKYGVPMLSGEEEMLVLVNGRRSGLKEKLSDGSQVVIAPPVSGG, translated from the coding sequence ATGAAGCTCCAGGTGAGGTACGTCTCGCTGATGAAGGATAAGACTGGGAAGGAGCAGGAGGAGATTGAACTGGACGCGGAAGAACCGACCCTGGAGGATCTCTTGAGGATCCTCGAGGAAAAGTACGGTGTCCCGATGCTTTCAGGCGAGGAGGAGATGCTTGTGCTCGTCAATGGCAGGAGGAGCGGTTTGAAGGAAAAGCTTTCAGATGGGAGCCAGGTAGTAATAGCACCGCCAGTATCGGGTGGGTAG
- the moaC gene encoding cyclic pyranopterin monophosphate synthase MoaC — translation MMSVNVRMVDITGKAESERLAVAEGKIRLRRETIEKIRRGEVPKGDVLAVAKTAAIMAVKKTWEIIPLCHPIPITFVDVNFDVMEEELRVRVEVKTTAKTGVEMEALTGASVALLTVWDMVKSLEKDQEGQYPYTEINSIRVVEKVKRQL, via the coding sequence ATGATGAGCGTAAACGTGAGGATGGTCGATATCACCGGGAAGGCTGAGTCGGAAAGGTTAGCCGTCGCGGAGGGGAAAATCAGGCTGAGAAGAGAAACTATTGAGAAGATCAGGCGTGGCGAGGTGCCGAAAGGGGACGTACTGGCAGTAGCAAAGACTGCCGCTATAATGGCGGTTAAAAAAACCTGGGAAATTATACCCCTGTGCCACCCTATACCGATTACGTTCGTAGACGTGAACTTTGACGTCATGGAGGAGGAATTGAGGGTGAGGGTCGAAGTAAAGACTACCGCGAAGACGGGCGTCGAGATGGAGGCTTTAACGGGTGCAAGCGTAGCTCTCCTGACAGTGTGGGACATGGTAAAGTCTCTCGAAAAAGACCAAGAAGGACAGTACCCCTACACGGAAATTAATTCGATACGAGTTGTCGAGAAGGTCAAGCGTCAGCTCTAG
- the prs gene encoding ribose-phosphate diphosphokinase, producing MTVYSLESSNGIAAQVARGLGDELVFVEKKVFPDGEIYVRVPSKPSGVAIVVSSTHPPQERRLLELLLTVEALSSYAQGSVIAVVPYLAYARQDKRFLEGEPISIKVVLKALEAAGASGLLAVDVHQPRVLSEWLSIPSKNVLPFEDIAGYLYGKVKNAVVLAPDMGALERARRVAELIGADFDYLVKERDRVTGEVRVQPKSLEVNGRDVVIVDDIISTGKTIALAAKSALAQGASSVTAVCTHAVMVQGALDLLYYSGVREVVATDTVPSPVSKISVAPSVVRGLRELLEDMI from the coding sequence GTGACGGTATACTCACTGGAAAGCTCGAACGGTATTGCCGCACAGGTAGCGAGAGGCTTGGGGGACGAGCTAGTCTTCGTTGAGAAAAAGGTGTTTCCCGACGGAGAAATCTACGTAAGGGTGCCCTCGAAGCCTAGCGGAGTAGCCATAGTCGTCTCGTCGACACACCCCCCGCAGGAAAGGAGGCTTCTAGAGTTGCTGTTAACCGTTGAAGCTCTCTCCAGCTACGCTCAGGGTAGCGTCATAGCGGTAGTACCGTACCTGGCGTACGCGAGACAGGATAAACGCTTCCTAGAAGGGGAACCCATCAGCATAAAGGTTGTCTTAAAGGCTCTCGAAGCCGCGGGAGCCTCCGGTCTCTTAGCGGTGGACGTTCACCAGCCCAGAGTTTTGTCGGAATGGCTTTCTATCCCATCTAAGAACGTGTTACCTTTCGAGGACATAGCTGGGTACCTGTACGGCAAGGTTAAAAACGCGGTCGTACTGGCTCCGGACATGGGTGCTCTTGAGAGGGCGCGGAGGGTTGCCGAGCTTATAGGCGCGGATTTCGACTACCTGGTTAAGGAGAGGGACAGGGTTACGGGGGAAGTGCGTGTCCAGCCGAAAAGCCTGGAAGTGAACGGAAGAGACGTTGTCATCGTAGACGATATTATAAGCACGGGGAAAACCATAGCGCTGGCAGCTAAAAGCGCGTTAGCGCAGGGTGCCAGCTCTGTTACAGCTGTGTGTACACATGCGGTAATGGTTCAGGGAGCGTTAGACTTGCTCTACTACTCGGGTGTACGGGAGGTTGTAGCCACCGATACCGTTCCCTCACCGGTCTCGAAGATTTCCGTAGCACCCTCTGTGGTTAGAGGACTAAGAGAGCTGCTAGAGGATATGATCTGA
- a CDS encoding beta-CASP ribonuclease aCPSF1: MEAIIAVAREIRETIASNVPKEAEITKVDFEGPKVAIYTKRPQVFLENDGELVKRIAKTIKKRVIVRGDPESRLNEGSAEEFIKKAVPPEAGLKNVYFNDVTGEVELEVLYPEKIPPEVLNRVFFETLWTPRVLRKPPVHSRTVSEIRELYRASKQERIDFLRKLGYKVYRKPIFPADRVRIVSLGAFHEVGRSAVLVQTPEANILLDAGLKPTGNGDELPLFDLPEFDLESLDAVVITHAHLDHVGALPVLFKYGYKGPVYMTEPTLHLSKLLFEDYIKVAQREGKNELYSMRDVNSLLLNTYTLSYGEVTDIAPEIRLTFYRAGHILGSAMVHLHIGEGLINIVYTGDMKYARTMLLDPAYNKFPRAEVLIIESTYGSKSDVLPSEDDAKLELAKIVLETIERKGVVLIPVLAVGRAQEVLLALLDLMKKGAVPRVPIFIEGMIDEVSAVHMTFPEYLSATIREMIYRDENPFTSENIHVIRGEAREDITEKKPSIILATSGMLTGGPVLDYLRILADDENSSLVFVSYQVEGTLGRKILQGLRKLSFTDPSGKVINKDLKMRVYRVEGFSGHSDRRQLEAFIRRMEPSPRTVILNHGEAGKIEEFRRYLSSEWFKKKTGLNLDVLTPKNAESIRIV; the protein is encoded by the coding sequence TTGGAGGCTATTATCGCCGTAGCGAGAGAGATCAGAGAGACGATAGCGAGCAACGTCCCAAAAGAAGCGGAAATAACGAAGGTAGACTTCGAGGGACCCAAAGTCGCTATCTACACCAAGAGACCGCAGGTCTTCTTGGAGAACGACGGAGAGCTCGTTAAGAGAATAGCGAAAACGATAAAGAAGAGGGTCATAGTGCGCGGGGATCCTGAGAGCAGATTGAACGAAGGTAGCGCCGAAGAATTCATAAAAAAAGCTGTCCCCCCGGAGGCTGGTTTAAAGAACGTCTACTTTAACGATGTTACCGGCGAGGTTGAGCTGGAGGTCTTATACCCGGAGAAAATACCCCCCGAAGTTCTGAACAGGGTTTTCTTCGAGACTCTCTGGACGCCCAGAGTGTTGAGAAAGCCCCCCGTTCACTCTAGGACTGTAAGCGAGATAAGGGAGCTGTACAGGGCGTCAAAGCAGGAGAGAATAGATTTCCTGAGAAAGCTTGGATACAAGGTTTACCGCAAGCCTATCTTCCCGGCAGACAGGGTAAGAATAGTTTCGCTGGGCGCCTTCCACGAGGTCGGTAGAAGCGCCGTGCTAGTACAGACACCCGAGGCAAACATTCTGCTCGACGCCGGATTAAAGCCTACCGGCAACGGCGACGAACTACCCTTATTCGATTTACCGGAATTCGACCTGGAAAGCCTGGACGCAGTCGTAATTACGCATGCACACCTAGACCACGTTGGAGCCCTACCTGTTCTCTTCAAGTACGGGTACAAGGGACCCGTCTACATGACCGAACCTACGCTTCACTTGTCAAAGCTACTGTTCGAGGACTACATAAAGGTGGCTCAGAGAGAGGGAAAGAACGAGCTTTACTCAATGCGGGATGTTAACTCGCTACTCCTCAACACGTATACGCTGTCCTACGGAGAGGTAACAGACATCGCGCCCGAGATAAGGCTCACCTTTTACCGTGCGGGGCACATACTCGGGTCGGCCATGGTCCACCTACACATAGGTGAAGGGCTCATCAACATCGTCTACACAGGGGACATGAAGTACGCTAGGACAATGCTACTGGACCCGGCCTACAACAAGTTTCCGAGGGCCGAGGTACTTATAATAGAATCTACGTACGGCTCTAAATCTGACGTATTGCCGAGTGAAGACGACGCTAAGCTAGAACTTGCAAAGATAGTGCTGGAGACCATAGAGAGAAAAGGGGTCGTCCTCATACCGGTCCTGGCCGTTGGGCGCGCCCAGGAGGTGCTGCTGGCGCTCTTAGACCTCATGAAAAAAGGCGCGGTGCCGCGCGTGCCTATATTCATTGAAGGGATGATAGACGAGGTCTCAGCCGTACACATGACGTTCCCGGAGTACCTCTCGGCCACTATAAGAGAAATGATATACAGAGACGAGAACCCGTTTACCTCCGAGAACATCCACGTTATACGCGGGGAGGCCAGAGAGGACATCACAGAGAAAAAGCCCTCAATCATCCTGGCGACCTCAGGGATGCTTACAGGAGGGCCGGTACTGGACTACCTCAGGATCCTGGCGGATGACGAGAACAGTAGCCTAGTCTTCGTGAGCTACCAAGTGGAAGGGACTCTGGGAAGGAAGATACTCCAAGGGCTTAGAAAGCTAAGCTTCACAGACCCCTCCGGTAAAGTCATAAACAAGGACTTAAAGATGAGGGTATACAGGGTAGAGGGCTTCTCAGGACACAGCGATAGAAGGCAACTCGAGGCGTTCATAAGGAGAATGGAGCCTAGCCCTCGAACCGTGATCCTTAACCATGGAGAAGCTGGTAAAATAGAAGAGTTTAGAAGGTATCTCTCAAGCGAATGGTTCAAGAAGAAGACAGGGCTTAACCTCGACGTGCTAACGCCGAAGAACGCCGAGAGCATAAGAATAGTGTAG
- a CDS encoding MogA/MoaB family molybdenum cofactor biosynthesis protein gives MDKDLGSSIAEHKRKALRDLRYAFVTVSTSRFDAELRGERIPDVSVEVARELIERHGDKLVSYILVPDNPRLILEALVNLLERNDVDVVVFSGGTGPAPSDVTVETVEPLLEKRLAGFGDVFRGLSYQEVGSSAFLSNAIAGVVHGKLVFLLPGSPDAVREAFEKLILPESGHVLSIARGHR, from the coding sequence GTGGACAAAGATTTAGGCTCCTCGATAGCGGAGCACAAGCGTAAGGCATTGAGGGATCTTCGCTACGCGTTTGTAACCGTGAGTACTTCTCGCTTCGACGCTGAGCTCCGCGGAGAAAGGATACCAGACGTTTCGGTAGAGGTTGCGAGAGAGCTTATAGAGAGGCACGGCGATAAGCTTGTATCCTACATCCTCGTACCGGACAATCCGAGACTTATACTTGAGGCGCTGGTTAACCTCCTGGAGCGGAACGATGTAGACGTGGTAGTGTTCAGCGGTGGCACGGGACCCGCACCTTCAGACGTAACGGTTGAAACCGTAGAGCCGCTCTTGGAAAAGCGGCTCGCCGGGTTCGGCGACGTGTTCCGAGGCTTAAGCTACCAGGAAGTGGGCTCCTCGGCCTTCCTATCGAACGCTATTGCCGGCGTGGTGCACGGGAAACTCGTGTTCCTGTTGCCCGGTTCTCCGGACGCTGTGAGGGAGGCTTTCGAGAAACTTATTTTACCCGAGTCTGGACATGTACTTTCGATAGCTAGGGGTCATAGATGA
- a CDS encoding tRNA intron endonuclease, whose amino-acid sequence MEKGQEVAKISGEGVFDGRIVRVLDKEFAEQLYQRGYGMLSGEILELTLVEAAYLVYREMLKVKDDQGRTLSFPEIVRLASNFDPDFWVKLNVYTDLRNRALPAKPGVNPYEFLVDWKKKGKPRRLLVRILREGTRVSFPEFEDMFRRALESDRELVIAIVDKEGVVTYYTVEGGSYEQVGASVEDNFEVPSE is encoded by the coding sequence GTGGAGAAGGGTCAGGAGGTCGCGAAGATTAGCGGGGAGGGGGTGTTCGACGGGAGGATCGTCAGGGTGCTCGACAAAGAGTTCGCGGAGCAACTGTACCAGCGTGGCTACGGTATGCTAAGCGGGGAGATCTTAGAGCTTACACTAGTAGAGGCAGCGTACCTCGTTTACCGCGAGATGTTGAAGGTTAAAGACGACCAAGGAAGGACTTTATCGTTTCCAGAGATCGTTAGGCTGGCGTCGAATTTTGACCCGGACTTCTGGGTTAAGCTGAACGTCTACACGGATTTGAGAAACAGGGCTCTCCCAGCGAAGCCGGGAGTAAACCCCTACGAGTTCCTGGTGGATTGGAAGAAGAAGGGGAAGCCGAGGAGGCTCCTAGTGAGGATCCTTAGGGAGGGGACTCGTGTGAGCTTCCCGGAGTTCGAGGACATGTTTCGCAGGGCTTTAGAGAGCGATAGGGAGTTGGTGATCGCCATTGTAGATAAGGAGGGTGTGGTTACCTATTACACGGTGGAGGGTGGTAGCTACGAGCAAGTCGGGGCAAGCGTTGAAGATAACTTCGAGGTACCTTCTGAGTAA
- a CDS encoding DUF1947 domain-containing protein: MVATSKSGQALKITSRYLLSKKDRKKVEEDVKSSLGEVFATYFEKASRIEVASVKHEEIEEMYYVDGVLTVVKTRSAGLVPTLFFIYKNSVYPVFPNVYVDSGAVPRILNGADVMVPGIKKIDGEFKPGDRVLVREIEKNRVIALGIAIMGSDEIRGAQKGKAVRNIHYLGDELWELSTKS, encoded by the coding sequence GTGGTAGCTACGAGCAAGTCGGGGCAAGCGTTGAAGATAACTTCGAGGTACCTTCTGAGTAAGAAGGACAGGAAGAAAGTAGAGGAAGATGTGAAGAGCTCTCTCGGGGAAGTATTCGCCACCTACTTCGAGAAGGCTTCGAGAATCGAGGTAGCCTCTGTCAAGCACGAGGAAATAGAAGAGATGTACTACGTCGACGGAGTTTTAACAGTCGTGAAAACGAGGAGCGCGGGGCTCGTCCCGACGCTGTTCTTCATCTACAAGAACAGCGTTTACCCTGTTTTTCCGAACGTCTACGTGGACTCTGGGGCCGTGCCTAGGATCCTTAACGGCGCAGATGTGATGGTTCCAGGGATTAAAAAGATCGACGGCGAATTCAAGCCTGGAGACAGGGTTCTCGTTAGGGAAATAGAGAAGAACCGCGTAATAGCGTTGGGCATTGCCATTATGGGTTCTGATGAGATTAGAGGTGCGCAGAAAGGGAAGGCTGTTAGAAACATCCACTACTTGGGAGACGAGCTATGGGAACTTTCGACAAAGTCTTAA
- a CDS encoding M28 family metallopeptidase, translated as MQSLDYEYAYRMAVLISERPRFTGTEGERTAREAIKEELEKHGYSVSLEKFSTKTYEVVESELVITEPYLGRVEASALGFSGETPAEGVEGELVYLENTDPVLIPEEDGWIGIVVQRPSKEGWQRLVKKAGGLVIAESTPYRGLSRVAVPYEWREKIGSLPSVYVKYRDAVRMLTARRARLKLTQVYRDVDTYNIIAEVKGYKYPDEIVYLTAHYDSVMGVPGATDNAGGTALLLALAKALAGFKPKRTVRFAFFAAEELGLRGSLFHVGSLNEEEKKKIKVVVNLDVHGGALGSSAAVISGPKSLRYFAEIHAKKLGVNLSISEDIMSSDGTSFVKHGIPAVNLYRSSGSGADIHTESDSPEHLHPLAFKVIGHYALHLVTELLSAEEIPFEREIPEEIKKKAEEYFAKRLGVDG; from the coding sequence GTGCAAAGCCTGGACTACGAGTACGCGTATAGAATGGCAGTTCTCATCTCCGAGAGGCCCCGCTTCACGGGAACGGAGGGAGAGAGGACAGCCAGGGAGGCTATCAAGGAGGAGCTCGAGAAGCATGGGTACAGCGTGAGCCTAGAGAAATTCTCCACGAAGACATACGAGGTCGTCGAGTCGGAACTCGTGATAACAGAGCCGTATCTCGGAAGGGTAGAGGCGTCCGCGCTGGGATTCAGCGGGGAGACCCCCGCTGAGGGCGTTGAGGGGGAACTCGTATACCTGGAGAACACGGACCCGGTGCTCATACCGGAGGAGGACGGCTGGATAGGAATAGTCGTTCAGAGACCCTCGAAGGAGGGCTGGCAGAGACTTGTGAAGAAGGCTGGTGGACTCGTAATAGCCGAGAGTACTCCTTACAGGGGGCTGAGCAGGGTCGCCGTTCCTTACGAGTGGAGGGAGAAGATAGGCTCTCTTCCCAGCGTCTACGTGAAGTACCGGGACGCGGTGAGGATGCTGACAGCGAGGAGAGCTAGGCTAAAACTGACACAAGTCTACAGGGACGTGGACACGTACAACATTATAGCCGAGGTCAAGGGGTACAAGTACCCAGACGAAATAGTCTACCTTACGGCGCACTACGACAGCGTGATGGGGGTCCCTGGGGCGACGGATAACGCCGGTGGCACAGCGTTGCTCCTTGCACTAGCTAAAGCTCTCGCAGGCTTCAAGCCTAAGAGAACTGTGCGTTTCGCGTTCTTCGCGGCGGAGGAGCTCGGGCTACGCGGCTCCCTCTTTCACGTCGGCTCGTTGAACGAAGAGGAGAAGAAAAAGATCAAAGTGGTGGTCAACCTCGACGTACACGGCGGAGCCCTTGGAAGCAGCGCCGCCGTCATCAGTGGACCTAAGAGCCTTAGGTACTTCGCCGAGATACACGCTAAGAAGCTAGGCGTGAACCTGAGCATATCCGAGGATATCATGAGCAGCGATGGTACTTCCTTCGTAAAGCACGGCATCCCCGCCGTTAACCTCTATAGATCCAGCGGTAGCGGGGCAGACATACACACAGAGAGCGACTCCCCGGAGCACCTACACCCGTTGGCCTTCAAGGTGATAGGGCACTACGCGCTCCACCTGGTCACGGAACTGCTGTCCGCCGAAGAAATACCGTTTGAGCGCGAAATACCCGAAGAGATAAAGAAGAAGGCCGAGGAATACTTCGCCAAGAGACTGGGGGTTGACGGCTAG
- a CDS encoding molybdopterin synthase catalytic subunit, whose translation MPRTVNVAFSESLNPGALLADFLDSLPEEVGAVAVFIGRVKGRIEGRRVESLMYEVVEPSSSQSLERIAREELEKNNLLAVSIHHKKGVAVPGEPVLFIAVASKSREEAVSGLRSTLERVKHEAYVWKLEKREDGEYWIIGDRKRVPRRPRADA comes from the coding sequence TTGCCGAGAACCGTAAATGTAGCTTTCTCTGAAAGTTTGAATCCAGGTGCGCTTCTCGCCGACTTCCTGGACTCTCTACCAGAGGAGGTGGGCGCGGTGGCAGTATTTATAGGGAGAGTCAAGGGCAGAATTGAGGGTCGCAGGGTAGAGAGCTTAATGTACGAGGTGGTGGAGCCTTCTTCGAGTCAGAGCTTGGAGAGGATAGCCAGGGAAGAGCTCGAAAAAAACAACTTGTTAGCCGTGTCTATCCATCACAAGAAAGGGGTTGCCGTGCCCGGGGAACCTGTGCTTTTCATAGCTGTTGCTTCGAAGTCCAGAGAAGAGGCTGTAAGCGGGCTACGCTCTACGCTTGAAAGGGTAAAGCATGAGGCTTACGTTTGGAAGCTCGAAAAACGGGAAGACGGGGAGTACTGGATTATCGGCGATAGGAAGAGAGTCCCAAGGAGACCTAGAGCTGACGCTTGA
- the hypF gene encoding carbamoyltransferase HypF: MRAWRIRVTGVVQGVGFRPHVYRLAKKYGLRGYVQNLGGSEVEIWVEGEETLLRSFLEDLKLKTPRSAELDEVVVEEVEPSGFSDFAILRSGTNITKVSMIPPDFGICDDCLREVLDPSSRWYRYPFHSCAWCGPRFSVIERIPYDRENTSMRHFPLCPDCLEEYGDPGNIRRFHIQGISCPNCGPQVYLVDGRGSPVNVKDPIVEAARLIDEGSIVAVKGIGGFHLACLATDDDVLRRLRDRKKRPRKPFAVMALDLKVAERIAVLDENAKSILSSPARPILILPRVPGSLSELVAPGLRTVGVMLAYSALHYLLLSATRDKYLVMTSGNESGEPIIKDNEEALRKLSGIADYFLMHNRRIVNRVDDSVVRFTDGETVLIRRSRGYAPKWLPLPRPVRVPALSTGAFLMNTGSIAVEKYVITTQHIGDLENLETYNFLIEALEFLKRTYGVSDCDAVPIVDKHPYYLSRRVAEELSAKCSRELVEVQHHVAHVAAAMLEAWEEDAVGIAIDGVGYGDDGQAWGGEVLRVGREGYERLGHLDYVPLPGGDRATYYPARILVGVAGEVFGCEEAAKIAEANGLENLLPGGRQELLLTLKQLGSAPKASSAGRFLDAVAAALKVSWERSYEGEPAITLEEYSWGGSLIGDSLLEREEGVVLTKDFLARLLTGEVKGHPRDLAYTVQFLLGRRLAEIALESGARKVYVAGGSAVNTVIIKGIKSVLGGENVYIPRKLPPGDNGISAGQIYYAYLVDYV, encoded by the coding sequence ATGCGTGCTTGGAGGATACGCGTAACGGGCGTAGTTCAGGGCGTCGGCTTCCGGCCCCACGTTTACAGACTGGCGAAGAAGTACGGTCTCAGGGGGTACGTGCAAAACCTGGGAGGCTCGGAGGTCGAGATCTGGGTAGAGGGCGAGGAAACCCTTCTGAGGAGTTTTCTCGAAGATTTAAAGCTGAAGACCCCCCGCTCTGCCGAGCTGGACGAGGTCGTAGTTGAAGAAGTGGAGCCCTCGGGCTTCAGCGACTTCGCCATTCTGAGAAGCGGGACAAATATAACCAAGGTATCCATGATCCCCCCAGACTTCGGTATCTGCGACGACTGTCTCCGAGAAGTCCTCGATCCATCCTCGAGGTGGTACAGGTACCCCTTCCACAGCTGTGCCTGGTGCGGTCCCAGGTTCTCGGTGATAGAGAGGATACCCTACGATAGGGAGAACACCTCTATGCGGCACTTCCCACTATGTCCTGACTGCCTAGAGGAGTACGGCGACCCGGGGAATATCAGGAGGTTCCATATTCAAGGGATCTCGTGCCCGAACTGCGGGCCCCAGGTATACCTCGTGGACGGCAGGGGGTCTCCCGTAAACGTGAAGGACCCCATAGTTGAGGCCGCGCGGCTGATAGACGAGGGAAGCATAGTGGCCGTAAAGGGGATAGGGGGTTTTCACCTGGCGTGCCTGGCGACGGACGACGACGTGTTGAGGAGGCTGAGGGACCGTAAGAAGAGGCCCAGGAAGCCTTTCGCGGTGATGGCGCTAGACCTCAAGGTTGCAGAGAGGATAGCAGTGCTCGACGAGAATGCGAAGAGCATACTCTCGAGCCCCGCTAGGCCTATACTAATCCTTCCCCGGGTTCCCGGCTCTCTTTCGGAGCTTGTAGCCCCGGGTCTTAGAACGGTAGGGGTTATGCTGGCTTACAGCGCGTTGCACTACTTGTTGCTCTCGGCTACGCGCGACAAGTACCTGGTCATGACTAGTGGGAACGAGAGCGGGGAGCCGATAATAAAGGACAACGAGGAGGCTCTGCGTAAGCTGTCGGGGATAGCCGACTACTTCCTAATGCATAACAGGAGAATAGTAAACAGGGTCGACGACAGCGTTGTTCGATTCACGGACGGCGAAACCGTTCTGATACGTAGGAGCCGCGGCTACGCTCCCAAGTGGCTCCCACTTCCCAGGCCCGTCCGAGTGCCGGCTCTCTCCACGGGAGCCTTCCTAATGAACACCGGTAGCATCGCGGTAGAGAAATACGTTATCACGACGCAACACATAGGGGACCTCGAAAACCTGGAGACTTACAACTTTCTAATCGAAGCGCTGGAGTTCTTGAAGAGAACGTACGGGGTGTCGGACTGCGATGCAGTTCCGATAGTGGACAAGCATCCCTACTACCTATCAAGGAGGGTGGCGGAGGAGCTTAGCGCGAAGTGCTCGAGAGAACTCGTAGAGGTTCAACACCACGTAGCCCACGTGGCGGCGGCGATGCTCGAAGCGTGGGAGGAGGACGCAGTAGGGATAGCCATAGACGGTGTCGGGTACGGGGACGACGGCCAGGCGTGGGGTGGGGAGGTGCTCCGAGTAGGCAGAGAGGGCTACGAGCGGCTAGGACACCTAGACTACGTACCGCTACCAGGGGGCGACAGGGCTACCTACTACCCTGCCCGAATACTGGTCGGCGTCGCAGGGGAAGTATTCGGTTGCGAAGAGGCGGCAAAAATCGCGGAGGCTAACGGCCTGGAGAACCTCCTTCCCGGAGGACGCCAGGAGCTCTTACTAACCTTAAAGCAGCTCGGCTCTGCGCCTAAAGCTTCGAGCGCTGGGAGGTTTCTAGACGCCGTCGCGGCGGCATTGAAGGTTTCCTGGGAGAGAAGCTACGAGGGTGAACCGGCGATAACGCTCGAAGAGTACAGCTGGGGCGGCTCTCTAATCGGCGACTCTTTACTTGAACGCGAAGAGGGAGTCGTCCTTACAAAGGACTTTCTAGCAAGACTTCTAACCGGAGAGGTGAAGGGACACCCGAGAGACCTCGCCTATACCGTTCAGTTCCTGCTAGGCAGAAGGCTCGCGGAGATAGCCTTGGAGAGCGGGGCGCGCAAAGTATACGTTGCGGGAGGCTCCGCTGTAAACACCGTAATAATCAAGGGAATAAAGTCCGTTCTCGGAGGCGAGAACGTGTATATCCCAAGAAAGCTCCCCCCGGGAGACAACGGGATATCCGCGGGGCAGATCTACTACGCCTACCTCGTAGACTACGTTTAG
- a CDS encoding M20 family metallopeptidase produces the protein MTVDVVQSLVELVKIPSEVYYEGNRIVRRYYREAAEAVARLAETHGLRVEKVDLEGGEIPTVIASLPGKASGKPSVAFVTHYDVVPAKGPWVVEGRTMDPYSPLVLDGKVYGRGAADDKSGIVATIAGLVDIREAGIEPRYNPVVVVTGDEEVGGTGIRRLLEKGYRWDYVIIVDSGSEYVSVGASGVVHGWIKVKGKSGHAGYPHVARNAVEDLVRVLGELMELKTVRGARLSKYPSPPGSPVPYVWGRLTFNILRLPPTEPEKHNRIPGEAWCGFDMRLLPEEDVEEAVRELYAKLSSIAMKLGVSLEVEIIGKQKGWYSKNEAFVREVLTAAGRSKGREVPVAAELGGNDGTFFDEYGMDVVAFGTIREGTNIHSEGEHVYVEDIEAFRKFMYEFLKP, from the coding sequence ATGACAGTGGACGTTGTACAGTCATTGGTAGAACTTGTGAAGATTCCCTCCGAGGTTTACTACGAAGGAAACCGGATAGTAAGGAGGTACTACCGGGAAGCTGCTGAAGCCGTTGCGCGCCTAGCCGAAACTCATGGCTTGAGGGTTGAAAAAGTGGATCTCGAGGGAGGCGAGATCCCTACAGTTATTGCGTCGCTTCCAGGTAAGGCATCCGGCAAACCATCGGTCGCGTTCGTTACGCACTACGACGTTGTACCAGCAAAGGGTCCTTGGGTAGTTGAAGGAAGGACTATGGACCCCTACTCCCCCCTGGTTCTAGACGGGAAGGTCTACGGAAGGGGGGCTGCAGACGACAAGTCGGGGATAGTCGCGACGATCGCCGGGCTTGTAGACATCAGGGAGGCGGGCATTGAGCCGAGATACAACCCCGTGGTCGTGGTCACAGGGGACGAGGAAGTGGGGGGAACGGGTATTAGGCGGCTTCTCGAGAAGGGCTACCGGTGGGACTACGTGATCATAGTGGATAGCGGGTCAGAGTACGTTTCGGTAGGCGCGAGCGGCGTTGTGCACGGGTGGATAAAGGTCAAGGGGAAATCGGGGCACGCCGGCTACCCCCACGTTGCTAGGAACGCCGTCGAGGACCTCGTGAGGGTTCTGGGCGAGCTTATGGAGCTCAAGACTGTGCGAGGAGCAAGGCTCTCGAAGTATCCGTCGCCTCCCGGGAGCCCGGTGCCCTACGTATGGGGAAGACTTACTTTCAATATACTAAGGTTGCCTCCCACGGAGCCTGAAAAACACAACAGGATTCCCGGCGAGGCGTGGTGCGGGTTCGACATGAGGCTCCTACCGGAGGAGGACGTCGAGGAAGCTGTGAGAGAGCTTTACGCCAAGCTCTCGTCCATCGCGATGAAGCTTGGAGTGTCCTTGGAGGTAGAGATAATAGGGAAGCAGAAAGGCTGGTATTCGAAGAACGAGGCGTTCGTTCGGGAGGTGCTAACGGCTGCTGGGAGAAGCAAGGGCCGCGAGGTTCCGGTAGCGGCGGAGCTTGGCGGTAACGATGGAACGTTTTTCGACGAGTATGGAATGGACGTCGTAGCTTTTGGCACTATACGCGAAGGTACAAACATACACTCGGAGGGGGAGCACGTATACGTAGAAGACATCGAGGCATTCCGAAAGTTCATGTACGAGTTCCTCAAACCTTAG